From the genome of Jannaschia sp. S6380:
CATTGATACGATCGGGCCGGGTCGACCCCGACCATCTGGCGCGGGCGCATCAGATCGCGCGGGATACCACCGGGATGGATTTCACCAAAGATCATCTGCGCGAGGCGGCGCACCGGGCCGATCGCGTCCTGCTGCCGATGGATTTCCGCTGGATGCGCGCCGGTCTGACCCGCGAGGAAAAGCTGGTGATCTTCAATGCGACCGCCTCGGTCCTGCTGGTCGACGGGCCGTTGAAGCGGTCCGACCGTCGCTTCCTGCGGGTGCTGGTTCGCGGCCTCGGCGTCGGACGGCGCGAACTGCGTCGTCTCAGCCGCATGATCGACGACTGACGTCCGCGACCGCTCAGCCGGCGATCAGGCGCAGGCCCTGCGTCACGTCGGCCCGGACCGCCAGGCGCAATCCGGGTTCGTCGCCCGCACGCAGGGCCGCCACGATGAGGCGATGGTTCTTGGGCAGCTCGGTGCGGTTCAACCGCCCATAGAGCGCGCGCATCGTCGGGCCAAGTTGCAGCCAGACCGTTTCGGCCATGGCTAGCATCGCCGGCGCCTGCGCGCGCAGGTAGAGCGTGCGGTGAAACTCCAGATTGGTCCGGATGTATCCCGAGGCGTCGTGGCGCGCGATCTGTTCGGCGATGGCGCGGTTGATCGTCTCCATCCGGTCGACCAGCGCCAGATGGGCCCGAGGAAGCGCGCGCACCGCCAGCTCCGGCTCCAGCAGCGACCGAAGGGCGGCAAGTTCCTCAATCCGCTCGTTCGACAAGGCCGGCGTGGTCACCCGGCCCGAGGCCGAAAGCGACAGCGCCCCTTCGGCGACCAGCCGCCGCAGCGCCTCGCGCACGGGGGTCATGCTGACGCCGTAGTCGCGCCCGATCCCCCGCAGCGTCAACGCCGCGCCGGGTGCGAGTTCGCCATGCATGATACGGCTGCGGAGCGACCGGTACAGACGCTCATGCGCCGCCCCCGGCCCATCGGTCAACGTGTTCAGCATCATCGCGCCACCATGGCCCTAGCGCCCCCCGAAATCCACCGCATGCAGCGCCGCGCCCTCGCGCCGCAGCCAGTCACGCCGCACCGCGTAATCGGGCAGCAACGCCGCGACCTGCGCCCAGAATCGCACCGAATGATCCATATGCGCCAGATGCGCGACCTCATGCGCGGCGACGTAGTCCAGCACCTCCGGCGGGGCCATCAGCAGGCGCCAGCTGAACATCAGCTCTCCGCGCATCGAACACGACCCCCAGCGCGAGCGCGTGTCGCGCAGCGTCATGCGCGACGGCTCTCGCCCCAGAGCCGCGGCGTGCCGGTCGACCGCCGCGCGCAGATGGGTCTGGGCCATGGTCCGCATCAGCGCCCGCACGCGCGGACCGGCCCGGTCGTCATCCGCCACCGCGATCGCCGCGCCGGTATAGCGCGCCGATCGGCCGGGGCCCGCGATCACCGGGACCTCCCGCCCCAACAACGGCAGCGTACCACCTACCCGCACCATGCGCGGCGCGGGCGCGGCGGCCACGTTGCGACGGATCCAGTCCGCCTGCGTGGCCACGAAGGCCCGCGCCTCTGCGAGCGATGCGCAGGGCGGCAGCGTCAGGGTGACGCGCCCGTCCGAGCGGCCGACCCGCAGCGACAGTCGCCGGGCCCGCGCCGTCCTGCGAAGGATCACGGCGATTTCAGGTGCGCCGGGCACCGCGAGCGTGTCGGACATGCGCCCCTCCCTCGGGGCTTGCCACCCCTTGCGCGCTGTGGCATCCGCCCCCAATTCCCGGAACCCGGGGCGCACGGCGCGGCCGCGCCTGGACGAGATGAAGGAACCGACATGCCGAAGGAAGAATGGGGCGTCAAGCGGGTCTGCCCGACGACCGGCAAGCGCTTCTACGATATGAACCGTTCGCCCGTCGTCAGCCCCTATACGGGCGAGGCAGTCAACGTCGACACCGGAACCAAGACCCGGATCCTGGTCGCCGACAAGGATGACGCCGACAGCAAGAAGGCCAAGGCCGACGACGATCTGCTGCTCGATGACGACGATGTCGAGCTGGAGGAGGACGACACCGAGGAGGACGATACGGACGTCGTTCTCGACGATGATGACGACAGCGATACCGTCTCGCTGGACGAGATCGCCGATGTCGGCGGGGACGACGACGACGAGTGATCGCCGCCGCGCGATGACGGCGGCGGGGGCGGATTTTCCGCTTGCGCAGCCACCGGGCCTGTCCTAGATCGCAGGCCGGTCAGGGGCCTTAGCTCAGTTGGTAGAGCGCTTGCATGGCATGCAAGAGGTCAGGGGTTCGACTCCCCTAGGCTCCACCATCCTGCATTTTGATGATACGTGCCGGATAGTCTACGACTTCTGGCCATCGCGATCGTCTTCCAACCGTGTGGTGAACTTGACAGAACTGACGCGAACGGCGCCGCTCGTTACGTCTCAAGAGCGGTCGTTGGCAGAAAATGCGGCGAAGGTCTGCTTCGAGCCCAGATAGACCGATGCTGCGCCGAGAATGAACGTCCGGTTACGGCGTTGTCACACTTTGTCCGCCTTCCGATTGCCCGTAATTTGTCAGCGCTGCCAACCTTCCGTTGCCATAATGTCCTGTGCTTCACCTGAAACGAGAAAATCCACAAACTGTTGCGCCTCTGGATCGGCGTTCGGTGAAATGACGATGCTGACATCGCGATAAATAACGCGTTCTTCCGACATTTCGATCATCTCGAGATCGTCTTTCGTGATTGGCCAGTTTGGCCATGTAATCCAAGCATCAGCATCTTGATCGACAAACTGTTGATAACTCGCGCCCGAACCGAGCGCGTAGGCCACGATATTGCTGCGAAACTTCGCAATATCGTCCAGTCTGCCAAGGCGACCAGCAACGTCTTCCCAGACGCCGGTACCGGACGTGTTGTATACGCCAGCCCCTTCGGTCACGATGATCTTGACATCATCGGCTAGCAAATCTTCAAACCCATCGATCCCCAACGGGTTTCCGGCTTTCACGGCGATGACAGCGGGCCGCAGATAGATCGGCTCGACGTTGTCATGATCGAAGGCTGGATAGGTGAGCAAAAACGCGGTCATCGCCTGCTCGGCGGTGCCCCACAGAATGTCTGCATCGGCTTGCGCATCTGCCGTCCATGCCGCTTCAGGGCCAGCGACCACTTCCACGGTGTTGCCTGTCATCTCTTCCCAGACATCGGCCACTTGACGAAATGCCGTATGCGGTCCACCCGCGCCATACAGCTTGACGACACCATCGTTTGGAGCGTGCTCGATTGAAGCATCATGCAACTCGGTTTGACCCAATCTGTCAGCGAAAACATCTGCCTGTGCAGCGAGTGGGAGGACAAACGAAAGCGTCAGGGCAATCGGGAACGTGTTCGGTTTGAGAAGCATTGAAGTATCCTTGGTTCGAGAAAAGACCGTGATCGCTTCAATCTGAAATCGAGCGGGGAAGTCCGATATATTGGCAAACTCCCGGTTGGTCGCTTTGGTTCAAAACAATCAATGTCGTAGGCGCCCAGTTTACGGGAGAGCACAGGGACTTGAGCCCTGTTTCCGAGTTCTATTGGTCGATCCAAAGCAGTCATTCGAAACCAGATCGTCAACGACCGCTTCGTCCGCCTTGCGGACCTCTGCCTATGCCCCTCAATACGTCCGCTTTCGGCAGAAGTCGCAGTAAGGCATACAATCGGCAACGCCACAGCGGCGCAACTGATGGCCCATCTGGACACGGACCGCCCCGACATCCGCGCTGCCCTCGACGAGGGGCGGACAGGTCCGCTGCGCGAGGCTTTGTCCGACCTCGTCTGGCGCCATGGCCGCTCTCGCAGCCAGGTGGGGATCTTGGCGGGCATCGGCCGGGACCCGCGCGACCCGGGCGCGTACCTGACCTATCCGGGCACCAAGTTCGCCGGATAAGGGAAGCGTGGGGTCACGGGGCATGTGATCGGCATTCCGTCGTCTGTCGCCGGAGTCGATGCTGCCAGGGGGTCATGGGCAGGACGTCGAGGAACCGCGCCACGCCGCGTCATGGTGCATTTCTGATCTCGGGCCTCAAGAACGTCGATTTGTCCCGGAAGCCGGCGGACGGCGCTCGTCCATCCCGCGGTACGACCGAGGTCTCCCCTTGACGTGAGCGTCACGTTCGACAAGCTGAACCAATACGAAATTGGTTCGCAGGCAAATTCGTCGATCGGGGGCGGGGTGAGGGAAGGCTGGCAGACATCGAGACCGACCTGAATACGAAGAACCAGCCGCTCCTGTCGCTGGAAGGGCTGTCGCTGCGCTTCCGTGGGCAGGCGGCCGATGTGGTGGACGGCGTGTCGCTCGCGGTCGGGCGTGGCGAAGTCCTCGCGGTCGTGGGCGAGAGCGGGTGCGGCAAGAGCGTAACCGCCATGGCGCTGATGGGGCTTCTGCCCAAGGAGGCCGCGCGAATTTCCTCGGGCGCGCTGACGCTGGCGGAGGCGCGGTTCGATCTGAAGAGCGAGACGCTGCCGCGGGCGATGCGCGGCGACCGCATGGCGATGATCTTCCAGGAACCTATGACCTCGCTCAACCCGGTGTTTCGCATCGGGGACCAGATCGCGGAAGTGGTGCTTCGCCATCGCGGCGGCACCCGCGCCGCGGCCATGGACCGCGCGCGCAAGATGCTGGACCGCGTCGGGATCGCAGATCCCGGCCAGCGTCTGAACGAGTATCCGCACCAATCCTCGGGCGGCATGCGACAGCGCGTGATGATCGCGATGGCGCTGGCCAACGACCCCGAGATCCTGATCGCTGACGAGCCGACGACGGCGCTGGACGTCACCATCCAGGCGCAGATCCTCGACCTGATCCGCGACCTGCGCGACGACACCGGCATGGGCACGATCATGATCACCCACGATCTGGGCGTCGTCGCCGAGATCGCGGACACGGTGGCGGTGATGTACGGGGGCCAGGTCGTCG
Proteins encoded in this window:
- a CDS encoding GntR family transcriptional regulator; amino-acid sequence: MMLNTLTDGPGAAHERLYRSLRSRIMHGELAPGAALTLRGIGRDYGVSMTPVREALRRLVAEGALSLSASGRVTTPALSNERIEELAALRSLLEPELAVRALPRAHLALVDRMETINRAIAEQIARHDASGYIRTNLEFHRTLYLRAQAPAMLAMAETVWLQLGPTMRALYGRLNRTELPKNHRLIVAALRAGDEPGLRLAVRADVTQGLRLIAG
- a CDS encoding SprT family zinc-dependent metalloprotease, whose protein sequence is MSDTLAVPGAPEIAVILRRTARARRLSLRVGRSDGRVTLTLPPCASLAEARAFVATQADWIRRNVAAAPAPRMVRVGGTLPLLGREVPVIAGPGRSARYTGAAIAVADDDRAGPRVRALMRTMAQTHLRAAVDRHAAALGREPSRMTLRDTRSRWGSCSMRGELMFSWRLLMAPPEVLDYVAAHEVAHLAHMDHSVRFWAQVAALLPDYAVRRDWLRREGAALHAVDFGGR
- a CDS encoding TIGR02300 family protein, with the translated sequence MPKEEWGVKRVCPTTGKRFYDMNRSPVVSPYTGEAVNVDTGTKTRILVADKDDADSKKAKADDDLLLDDDDVELEEDDTEEDDTDVVLDDDDDSDTVSLDEIADVGGDDDDE
- a CDS encoding substrate-binding domain-containing protein, producing MLLKPNTFPIALTLSFVLPLAAQADVFADRLGQTELHDASIEHAPNDGVVKLYGAGGPHTAFRQVADVWEEMTGNTVEVVAGPEAAWTADAQADADILWGTAEQAMTAFLLTYPAFDHDNVEPIYLRPAVIAVKAGNPLGIDGFEDLLADDVKIIVTEGAGVYNTSGTGVWEDVAGRLGRLDDIAKFRSNIVAYALGSGASYQQFVDQDADAWITWPNWPITKDDLEMIEMSEERVIYRDVSIVISPNADPEAQQFVDFLVSGEAQDIMATEGWQR
- a CDS encoding ABC transporter ATP-binding protein, which produces MSLAVGRGEVLAVVGESGCGKSVTAMALMGLLPKEAARISSGALTLAEARFDLKSETLPRAMRGDRMAMIFQEPMTSLNPVFRIGDQIAEVVLRHRGGTRAAAMDRARKMLDRVGIADPGQRLNEYPHQSSGGMRQRVMIAMALANDPEILIADEPTTALDVTIQAQILDLIRDLRDDTGMGTIMITHDLGVVAEIADTVAVMYGGQVVERGPVVRVFDDPQHPYTIGLMSAMPQLDRPGGRLAIVPGTVPTIATMPGGCRFRTRCAFATKTCAVRPALSRTGAGHEVACHYAPLEHHVSVAEVAT